From Thioalbus denitrificans, a single genomic window includes:
- a CDS encoding 4Fe-4S dicluster domain-containing protein, with protein sequence MSDLNTAMIEKYRNSFLKEVEANVEEGDWVKMCMQCGVCSGSCPLGPHWEHPPQEIFMMIRAGKRDEVLQSDAMWMCTSCYNCIVRCPRELPITHIMHGLAHYAKRLGLAPKNQPTAKFAQLFWDNLVKSGRVNELKLGLSLYFMNGFGEGIKTSLKMKNIGLGMVKTKRMNPMEILGGHGVKDKSGLQKILNKAREIEEAKAQGA encoded by the coding sequence ATGAGCGATCTGAACACCGCGATGATCGAGAAGTATCGCAACAGCTTCCTCAAGGAGGTTGAGGCGAACGTCGAGGAGGGCGACTGGGTCAAGATGTGCATGCAGTGCGGCGTCTGCTCGGGCTCCTGCCCGCTCGGCCCGCACTGGGAGCATCCCCCGCAGGAGATCTTCATGATGATCCGGGCGGGCAAGCGCGACGAGGTGCTCCAGTCCGACGCCATGTGGATGTGCACCTCGTGCTACAACTGCATCGTGCGCTGCCCGCGCGAGCTGCCCATCACCCACATCATGCACGGCCTGGCCCACTACGCGAAGCGCCTGGGCCTGGCGCCGAAGAACCAGCCCACGGCCAAGTTCGCCCAGCTGTTCTGGGACAACCTGGTGAAGTCCGGACGGGTCAACGAGCTCAAGCTCGGCCTGTCGCTGTACTTCATGAACGGCTTCGGCGAGGGCATCAAGACGTCGCTGAAGATGAAGAACATCGGGCTCGGGATGGTCAAGACCAAGCGCATGAACCCGATGGAGATCCTCGGCGGACACGGCGTCAAGGACAAGTCGGGCCTGCAGAAGATTCTGAACAAGGCCCGCGAGATCGAAGAGGCCAAGGCCCAAGGCGCCTGA
- a CDS encoding CoB--CoM heterodisulfide reductase iron-sulfur subunit B family protein — translation MAKKEYSFYPGCSSQEKASSSNYLKSVETMCEELDIQLNTIPDWNCCSASIGYAGGGELPRLALSARNIALSEQHNAGQDIVATCAACWLATKETQERLHDDQDMMADMNKVLAEAGLKVEAKSPIRHMVEVLIEDFGYEALGSHVKKPLDGLKIAGYVGCQTNRPFGIDGESFENPKYLDKLVETMGAEPLENYDKKVQCCGGALAFSEPEKSQAMIKDIIEAAYDGGADLVVTPCPVCQMNVEVYQDHINAKYGTKFKMPVVYYSQLMDVAYGRNAKDAGLDGQVIRAKQLEEIANKS, via the coding sequence ATGGCTAAAAAAGAGTATTCCTTCTACCCGGGCTGCTCCTCGCAGGAGAAGGCCTCCTCCTCCAACTACCTGAAGTCGGTGGAGACCATGTGCGAGGAGCTGGACATCCAGCTCAACACCATCCCCGACTGGAACTGCTGCTCCGCCTCCATCGGCTACGCCGGCGGCGGCGAGCTGCCGCGCCTGGCCCTGTCGGCGCGCAACATCGCCCTGTCCGAGCAGCACAACGCCGGCCAGGACATCGTCGCCACCTGCGCCGCCTGCTGGCTCGCCACCAAGGAGACCCAGGAGCGGCTGCACGACGACCAGGACATGATGGCGGACATGAACAAGGTCCTCGCCGAGGCCGGTCTCAAGGTGGAGGCCAAGTCGCCCATCCGCCACATGGTGGAGGTGCTGATCGAGGACTTCGGCTACGAGGCGCTGGGAAGCCACGTGAAGAAGCCGCTGGACGGGCTCAAGATCGCCGGCTACGTGGGCTGCCAGACCAACCGCCCCTTCGGCATCGACGGCGAGTCCTTCGAGAACCCGAAGTACCTGGACAAGCTGGTGGAGACCATGGGCGCCGAGCCCCTGGAGAACTACGACAAGAAGGTCCAGTGCTGCGGCGGCGCGCTGGCGTTCTCCGAGCCGGAGAAGAGCCAGGCGATGATCAAGGACATCATCGAGGCGGCCTACGACGGCGGCGCGGACCTGGTGGTCACGCCCTGCCCGGTGTGCCAGATGAACGTGGAGGTCTACCAGGACCACATCAACGCCAAGTACGGCACCAAGTTCAAGATGCCGGTGGTCTACTACAGCCAGCTGATGGACGTGGCCTACGGCCGCAACGCCAAGGACGCCGGCCTCGACGGCCAGGTGATCCGCGCCAAGCAGTTGGAGGAGATCGCCAACAAGTCGTAG